CCAAGGCATGAAGAGCTAGAACTTTATGTATTATGTTGCCTTTAATATAGAACAGTCCTGAGTGTTTCTAACTCATTTACATGAATGTACTTTATTAGCAGATATCCCTatcattccttttctttttatgtaTTTTGTTGCCTTCCATATGGAGCGCTCTTGAGTGTTTCTGTACAATTTACTTAAATATACTCTAAAAGTGGATATCCGGCTTTTTCTTTGCATGGGGGTTGTTGCTTAGCACATTGTGTTCCTTTTATAACTAATGGTATTTCGCTACTTCCtcgtgcttttttttttcttgtgatgTCTTGCGCTTACACATAACATCATTGTCTAGGATCCTTATTTTCATTGTAACTCATTATGTGCCCGTATCATATATCAGGAACCTCCAGGTGGCGACAATAGAAGTACACATGTTGAGGAGAGTACTCCTGGCGTGCCACTACAGGATGGTACCAGTGAACATTTAGGTGATGCTGCAGTGGAAGTTGACACTGAAAATAGGAACACTGCTTTGACAGATTCACCTCAATTTGACACACCAGCTTTGACTGCTACTTCGAGGCAGGCCACATTGCCAGTTTCTGGAGAAGTCGAGATACAAAACAATCTTGTGACCCAGTGTGCGCAACAGAGTTTAGTGTCATCACAACTTTCGCAAGGAGAATCAGAGCAAGCAGACTTGTCTGGTGTACCATCAGCTCAACCTTTGCAATCTGAGAGGCAACAATCAATCCCTGTGTCCAATAATCTGCATGAAAGAGCACAGCCTGATCAGAGTCAACCAAGTCATCAGACAGATGCAGCACCTGGTTCTGTGCAGTCTGCGGAACTCTTTCCAGTGACATCAATGATGTTTAATCACCCACCTATTGATGCTGAGCCACTGAAAAATGAGCTGCACAGATTAAGATTATACATGGACACAGTCCATAAAACTCATGAGCTGAAGGTTCTTATTTTTCATCCTTTTTTGTGtacctttatttttttatgcttGCTCCCATATCGCCATGTCTTATCTGTTCCACTTTGGATAGAAAACACAACTTCGGATGGAGTGCAGCCAAGAAATAGAGAAGGTAAAACGAAAATATGATTTGTTAATTGAAGAACACGATTCCACCCATCTTCAGCAAAAGAAGACACTTGATAATTTTTACGAGAAAGTTCTCTGCAACCAATCACTGGCTGAGGATTTTCGGGCCAAATTCATATCACCATCGGCAGCACAAGGTATGGAGCGTATTCATTCATACTTTGTGCTTTCGCAGTTGATGTTTTCAACATGATTAGTGTTTGGTATGAAACACTGATAAAATTCTGCTTCATTAAAATTTCTGAATATGGACGTGctgaaaataaatgaaaaaacaGGCTCCAAAACTCTGTTAATGTAGCTGGTTCTCAGAATTTTGCCATTAACATCCATTTATTTCTTTGAGCTGCAGCAAGAGCCCATACCCCTCCAATTCGTCAGACTGCGCAGGCTTCTCAGCAAGTACCGATGAGGACTTCAGTGGGGGGACCCTCAGCATCATCAATTGCCTTGTCATCAACCTGTCGACCATCAGTGCCAAGGCTTAGAGTCCAAGCACCGCAGGTGGAACAATCATCGTCACTGTCGCAGTTGTCCCGTTCATCATTGCCGTCGTCGCAAGTGGTCCAACCTCCCCCCTTGATACCTGGCAATCTTTTCAGAACAACATCAGCGACTCTTAGTCACATGCCTCCACCACGTGGGAGTTATGGAGGTCAGAGTGAATTGGCTCCTCGAGCACCTGCTCCTCATCTCCAGTTCAAGTCACCACGGGCAAATTCCATGCCACCTGGAAATCAGCAGCAGCTTCCGACAACTAGGGTGGAGGCGACGTCCCCTAGGACACAACCAGTGTTGGCAGCAAATTCATCCCCACCAGATTCACACCTGGGACCTGTGGCAACCTCAGGCATGTCAAGTTTACACTCGGCCCTCCCAGCAAGCTCATTGCCCTCAAGCTCACATACTAATCACCTGGTGCAACGTGTGCTACCAGCTCCAAACCCAGCTTTACAAGTGGTAGCACCGCCAGGCCCGAGTACAGCAACGCCTTCCATCACCGCAGGCATGCAGGGGTCATTATCTCTGGATGCATGGCTTACAGCAAGGCTGGGGTTGAGCGGCGATGCGCCTAGGGCGACAGCTCCTGCGACAAATGGTTCTGATATAGATGTGGTATGCTTGTCTGATGATGAATCAGAGTAGCAGATGCACAAGACTGACAGTTAGTTGACTGCTTGAAACAAATAGATTATAGGTGCGCGCACTGAAGGCATTGGTGATTCATTTTAGCCTCACTGTAACCTCTGAGAATTTTTAACCTGTGGTGTGGCGTAATGGTGGTGGGCTTCTTTCGCCCACTGTTGTAGCCTGGCGCTCTCTGATCGAGCATGCAAGGTGTACATGTCACTCATATATAATGCATAACCAGCTAGAGTTGTTGGTTGGTTGTATGCCCCGTCACTACCTGCTGAAGAGTTTGGTTGCTTTCGTGACAAGAGCATCGAGAGTGCTTCATAATCTAAGTGTATATATCATGcgttatatatatagtactcccttcgttcttatatatatagtactcccttcgttctaaATTGTACGTTATTTTAGCAATTCTATAGTCATAGCTTTTActtatgtatttagatatatattatatattaaaatctatgaacctagaaatgtaaaaatgacctacaatttggaatggagggagtataacatATGTAGAAAGAGATTTACCACATATGCAACGTGTAATAATTTCTAAATCAAATTCTTGGAACGAGTTCATTCCACTCTAATCAAATTCTAGAATCAAAACGTTTTATGCTTGTTTTTGTGTTGTTTGAGAGGAAATATAATTGAATTAATTCAAAGCAAATCCATTTTTATATATATCAGTAACAAGAGCCTAACAGGGTGGATCGGCCGGCGGCATCGTCGGGATCGGCTGCCCTGCCGGCGATCCAGtcccacaaccacaaccaactAACTAACCTAACCGCCATTTCGTTGGTTCatcctcctcgccggccgccgccgatccaGATGGCCATGCCGCTGTGCGACTGCCACTCGTGCGCCACGGGTGACGCCATCGTCTTCTGCCTGCTCTGCGGCGCCAGGCTCTGCCTGCACTGCGACGCCGCCCTgcacggcgccaccgccgccgccgggctccaCCCGCGCGTCCCTCTCTGCGACGCCTGccgcgccgcacccgccgcGCTGCGCGACCACCACTCCGGCCACACGCTCTGCTCCGGCTGCGCCGCCCGCGTTgctcccgccggcgcccgcaCCACCGTCACCCAGTACACCGGTTGCCCCGAGCCCGCCGAGCTGCTGCGCCTCATCTCTGCTGAGGCGCCGCAGTCGCACGACGACTTCGAGGTCTGGCTAGCCAACAAGCTGCCGCACCTTttggacgacgacgatggccaGCTGACGGAAGGATGGGACGTCGCATTGGAAACCGCCAAGCTTGAGAGGATGCTGGCCGAGTGCCACGCCGCCGACCTCTCGCCGGCGGCTTCATGCCAGCTGCAACCTCAACAAGCAGTGACCatgcctgctcctcctcctgtgcAGCCAT
Above is a genomic segment from Setaria viridis chromosome 4, Setaria_viridis_v4.0, whole genome shotgun sequence containing:
- the LOC117852405 gene encoding uncharacterized protein, encoding MAMPLCDCHSCATGDAIVFCLLCGARLCLHCDAALHGATAAAGLHPRVPLCDACRAAPAALRDHHSGHTLCSGCAARVAPAGARTTVTQYTGCPEPAELLRLISAEAPQSHDDFEVWLANKLPHLLDDDDGQLTEGWDVALETAKLERMLAECHAADLSPAASCQLQPQQAVTMPAPPPVQPWQSDAAAAALPFCTMPLPESPPQPPPQQDASAVAKKREERERAKLRYNEKKKNRRFCKQIMYASRKARADTRKRVKGRFAKASTSHDPHPIIHDDDN